A single Xiphias gladius isolate SHS-SW01 ecotype Sanya breed wild chromosome 18, ASM1685928v1, whole genome shotgun sequence DNA region contains:
- the prdm16 gene encoding histone-lysine N-methyltransferase PRDM16 isoform X6 translates to MKDGIFPEGSMAPNLQDEQMYRCEDCDELFSSTLELRRHQKYSCSSAGSIFDPLREDFKQEREDSDEPVHECKDCEKIFPNEYSLGQHMIVHTEEREYKCDQCPKAFNWKSNLIRHQMSHDSGKRFECENCDKVQHTQHVFTDPSNLQRHIRSQHVGARAHTCPECGKTFATSSGLKQHKHIHSSVKPFICPDGLRLFAPPGEVCHKSYTQFSNLCRHKRMHADCRTQIKCKDCGQLFSTTSSLNKHRRFCEGKNHYGSPAGMFNPGIPMSSSPILAKAKSHHPHLPGLNQSGLGFTDYFPSRPHPHAGLPFSPGPHGFPSLPHGFPGIFPPSLYPRPPLLPASPLIKSPLGGSSQEVKLPRSPLDAPPLSLVSSTNSNGGNGLSQVEDKEKENKLDLSCSGEAKPKSKMADMSDGSDLEDINTTSGTDLDTTTGTASGDGSDLESDGESERERSGKRRKPSGAISSQEGHQLEDTNSALIAAVSSSGNLTIDRPFISSATSQHSFFPPPDEQALPPTTTNANAATTDSIKAIASIAEKYFGPGLIGLHQEKKMGPLPYHSMFPFQFLPNFHNSLYPFSADRGALNPSMFFKAEPKSPREQLHKIVSGAPGAPVSTAESPFDLTTKPKETKLALPTPTNPSNPNSSTGSSSGPLAISSGEEQPLDLSIGSRSRGGHNGVAAEPQNRKNNIYGVGKGVSIKDETPAGFPQPHSQSLHQSSIPQHQQPQAQPHQPPPLHYAKPSAFFMDPIYSRVEKRKLLDPVGALKEKFLRPSPPLFHPQMSAMETMTEKLESFGALKLDPPPNSLQHSAHPLFNFRSPPPSLSDAILRKGKERYACRYCGKIFPRSANLTRHLRTHTGEQPYRCKYCDRSFSISSNLQRHVRNIHNKEKPFKCHLCNRCFGQQTNLDRHLKKHEHENIPVSQQSGMLSNLGTTISSPNSEPDNHALLDEKEDSYFSEIRNFISNSEMNQASSSMDKRSDQAEEERPPSHSLSNSKLGLQGLEEEEEEVEGDDEEEEEGSLTEKSHDEAPESPSPVTTGVYEEDEEEEETETAPLAMSYEHTRRCIEEEGSLLDLEGLPSFPKSLDGLRKAASDEQPFDVKDIFNTSLESEALKETLYRQAKTQAYAMMLSLSENNPLHAPSQNSLDAWLSMGGGPSETSSFHPLNHI, encoded by the exons ATGAAGGACGGTATTTTCCCCGAGGGATCCATGGCACCCAACCTACAAG acGAGCAGATGTACCGCTGTGAAGACTGTGATGAGCTGTTCTCCTCAACGCTTGAGCTACGGCGGCACCAGAAGTATTCGTGCTCCAGTGCCGGCTCTATCTTTGACCCACTGAGAGAGGACTTCAAGCAGGAGCGTGAGGACAGCGATGAGCCCGTCCACGAGTGTAAAGACTGTGAGAAGATCTTCCCAAACGAGTACAG TCTGGGCCAACACATGATAGTCCATACAGAGGAGAGGGAATACAAGTGTGACCAGTGCCCCAAAGCCTTCAACTGGAAGTCCAACCTCATCCGCCACCAGATGTCACATGACAGTGGCAAGCGCTTTGAGTGTGAAAACTGTGATAAGGTACAGCATACCCAGCAC GTGTTCACAGATCCCAGCAACCTTCAGCGCCACATCCGCTCCCAACACGTGGGGGCACGTGCTCACACATGTCCTGAGTGTGGCAAGACATTTGCCACCTCATCAGGCCTCAAGCAGCATAAGCACATCCACAGCAGTGTCAAACCCTTTATCT GCCCTGATGGGCTGCGTCTTTTTGCTCCCCCAGGCGAGGTGTGCCACAAATCCTACACCCAGTTCTCCAACCTCTGCCGACACAAGCGTATGCATGCTGACTGCCGCACCCAGATCAAGTGTAAGGACTGTGGGCAGTTGTTCAGCACTACCTCCTCCCTCAACAAGCACCGCCGCTTCTGTGAGGGCAAAAACCATTATGGCTCTCCTGCAGGGATGTTCAACCCTGGCATCCCCATGAGCTCCAGCCCCATCTTGGCCAAGGCCAAGTCCCATCATCCCCACCTTCCAGGTCTAAACCAGTCAGGTTTAGGATTCACTGACTACTTTCCCTCCCGACCTCACCCTCATGCTGGCTTGCCCTTCTCCCCAGGACCCCATGGTTTCCCATCCCTCCCACATGGTTTCCCAGGTATCTTCCCCCCATCACTGTATCCACGACCACCTTTATTGCCGGCCAGTCCATTGATAAAGAGTCCGCTAGGCGGCAGCAGTCAGGAGGTGAAGCTGCCTCGGAGTCCCCTAGATGCACCTCCACTGTCCCTGGTTAGCTCGACAAACAGCAATGGAGGTAACGGTTTGAGTCAGGtggaagacaaagagaaagagaacaaactGGATTTGTCTTGTAGTGGAGAAGCAAAGCCAAAATCCAAAATGGCAGACATGTCTGATGGAAGTGATCTTGAAGACATTAATACCACAAGTGGGACAGATTTAGACACCACCACTGGAACTGCTTCAGGTGATGGTTCTGACCTGGAGAGCGATGGAGAGAGTGAACGAGAGCGAAGTGGTAAAAGAAGGAAACCATCTGGGGCCATTTCAAGTCAAGAAGGCCACCAGTTAGAAGACACGAACAGTGCGTTGATAGCAGCCGTGTCTAGTTCGGGGAACCTCACCATTGATCGTCCATTTATCTCTTCTGCAACATCCCAGCActccttcttccctccaccTGATGAGCAAGCCctcccacccaccaccacaaatGCCAATGCAGCCACCACAGATTCCATCAAAGCTATCGCTTCTATTGCAGAGAAATATTTTGGTCCAGGTTTGATTGGTCTTCATCAGGAGAAGAAAATGGGTCCATTGCCCTACCATTCCATGTTTCCCTTCCAGTTCTTGCCAAACTTCCACAACTCCCTCTATCCCTTCAGCGCTGATCGAGGCGCCCTCAATCCTAGCATGTTCTTTAAGGCAGAGCCCAAGTCACCTCGGGAGCAGCTGCACAAGATAGTTTCAGGTGCCCCAGGGGCTCCTGTTTCCACAGCAGAGTCACCATTTGATCTCACCACAAAACCCAAGGAGACCAAGTTAGCTCTTCCCACCCCAACAAATCCCTCAAACCCCAACAGTAGTACTGGGAGCAGTAGTGGACCTTTAGCAATATCTAGCGGTGAGGAGCAGCCATTGGACCTCAGCATTGGCAGCCGTAGCCGAGGTGGTCATAATGGTGTGGCAGCTGAGCCACAAAATCGAAAGAACAACATCTATGGAGTTGGAAAGGGGGTCTCCATCAAGGACGAAACCCCAGCTGGGTTTCCACAGCCCCACTCCCAGTCATTGCACCAATCCTCCATCCCCCAGCACCAGCAGCCCCAGGCACAGCCACACCAGCCACCACCCCTGCACTATGCCAAGCCCTCAGCATTCTTCATGGACCCCATATACAG CAGGGTGGAGAAGAGGAAGCTACTTGACCCCGTAGGTGCTCTGAAGGAAAAGTTCCTCAGGCCCTCACCACCACTCTTTCATCCACAG atgtCAGCCATGGAGACCATGACAGAGAAGCTGGAGAGCTTTGGCGCTCTAAAACTTGACCCGCCGCCCAATTCGCTGCAACACTCAGCTCATCCGCTGTTCAACTTCCGCTCACCCCCACCTTCCCTCTCAGACGCCATCCTCCGCAAGGGCAAGGAGCGCTACGCCTGCAG GTACTGTGGGAAAATCTTCCCTCGTTCGGCAAACCTCACCAGACACTTGCGGACTCACACGGGGGAACAACCCTACAG GTGTAAATACTGTGACCGCTCATTCAGCATCTCATCCAATCTTCAACGCCACGTTCGCAACATCCATAACAAGGAGAAACCCTTCAAGTGTCACTTGTGCAACCGCTGCTTTGGTCAGCAAACCAACCTCGACCGCCATCTCAAGAAGCACGAGCATGAGAACATTCCTG TGAGCCAACAGTCCGGGATGCTTTCCAACCTAGGAACCACCATCTCCTCGCCAAACTCCGAGCCAGACAATCATGCACTTTTAGATGAGAAGGAGGACTCGTACTTCTCAGAAATCCGCAACTTCATTTCAAACAGTGAGATGAACCAGGCCTCCAGCTCCATGGAtaagag ATCAGACCAGGCGGAGGAGGAGCGCCCACCAAGCCACAGTTTGTCCAACTCCAAGCTAGGGCTCCAGgggctggaggaagaggaagaggaagtggaaggcgatgatgaggaggaggaggaaggcagcCTGACAGAGAAGTCTCATGATGAGGCGCCTGAGTCCCCGTCTCCCGTCACAACAGGAGTGTAtgaagaggacgaggaagaggaggagacagagacagctcCATTGGCTATGAGCTATGAACACACTCGCAG GTGTATAGAGGAGGAGGGCTCTCTTTTGGACTTGGAGGGCCTGCCCAGCTTTCCCAAGAGCCTGGATGGGTTACGTAAAGCAGCCAGTGACGAGCAACCTTTTGACGTTAAAGACATATTTAACACTTCACTAGAGTCGGAGGCACTGAAAGAGACATTGTACAGGCAGGCTAAAACCCAG GCTTATGCAATGATGCTGTCTCTCTCGGAGAACAACCCTTTGCACGCGCCCTCCCAGAACTCTCTGGACGCTTGGCTGAGCATGGGAGGCGGACCGTCTGAGACGAGCAGCTTTCACCCGCTCAACCACATCtag
- the prdm16 gene encoding histone-lysine N-methyltransferase PRDM16 isoform X7 — protein MGNVKFALDTGPDATSNSWLKYVRSAASFEEQNLTACHLTGDQIYYKAVRDIEAGEELLVYMKDGIFPEGSMAPNLQDEQMYRCEDCDELFSSTLELRRHQKYSCSSAGSIFDPLREDFKQEREDSDEPVHECKDCEKIFPNEYSLGQHMIVHTEEREYKCDQCPKAFNWKSNLIRHQMSHDSGKRFECENCDKVQHTQHVFTDPSNLQRHIRSQHVGARAHTCPECGKTFATSSGLKQHKHIHSSVKPFICPDGLRLFAPPGEVCHKSYTQFSNLCRHKRMHADCRTQIKCKDCGQLFSTTSSLNKHRRFCEGKNHYGSPAGMFNPGIPMSSSPILAKAKSHHPHLPGLNQSGLGFTDYFPSRPHPHAGLPFSPGPHGFPSLPHGFPGIFPPSLYPRPPLLPASPLIKSPLGGSSQEVKLPRSPLDAPPLSLVSSTNSNGGNGLSQVEDKEKENKLDLSCSGEAKPKSKMADMSDGSDLEDINTTSGTDLDTTTGTASGDGSDLESDGESERERSGKRRKPSGAISSQEGHQLEDTNSALIAAVSSSGNLTIDRPFISSATSQHSFFPPPDEQALPPTTTNANAATTDSIKAIASIAEKYFGPGLIGLHQEKKMGPLPYHSMFPFQFLPNFHNSLYPFSADRGALNPSMFFKAEPKSPREQLHKIVSGAPGAPVSTAESPFDLTTKPKETKLALPTPTNPSNPNSSTGSSSGPLAISSGEEQPLDLSIGSRSRGGHNGVAAEPQNRKNNIYGVGKGVSIKDETPAGFPQPHSQSLHQSSIPQHQQPQAQPHQPPPLHYAKPSAFFMDPIYSRVEKRKLLDPVGALKEKFLRPSPPLFHPQMSAMETMTEKLESFGALKLDPPPNSLQHSAHPLFNFRSPPPSLSDAILRKGKERYACRYCGKIFPRSANLTRHLRTHTGEQPYRCKYCDRSFSISSNLQRHVRNIHNKEKPFKCHLCNRCFGQQTNLDRHLKKHEHENIPVSQQSGMLSNLGTTISSPNSEPDNHALLDEKEDSYFSEIRNFISNSEMNQASSSMDKRSDQAEEERPPSHSLSNSKLGLQGLEEEEEEVEGDDEEEEEGSLTEKSHDEAPESPSPVTTGVYEEDEEEEETETAPLAMSYEHTRRLMQ, from the exons ATGGGCAACGTCAAGTTTGCGCTGGACACAGGCCCAGACGCCACAAGCAACAGCTGGCTAAAATACGTCCGCTCTGCCGCGTCATTTGAGGAGCAGAACCTCACTGCCTGTCACCTCACCGGAGACCAG ATTTATTATAAAGCTGTGCGGGACATTGAAGCAGGGGAGGAGCTTTTAGTGTATATGAAGGACGGTATTTTCCCCGAGGGATCCATGGCACCCAACCTACAAG acGAGCAGATGTACCGCTGTGAAGACTGTGATGAGCTGTTCTCCTCAACGCTTGAGCTACGGCGGCACCAGAAGTATTCGTGCTCCAGTGCCGGCTCTATCTTTGACCCACTGAGAGAGGACTTCAAGCAGGAGCGTGAGGACAGCGATGAGCCCGTCCACGAGTGTAAAGACTGTGAGAAGATCTTCCCAAACGAGTACAG TCTGGGCCAACACATGATAGTCCATACAGAGGAGAGGGAATACAAGTGTGACCAGTGCCCCAAAGCCTTCAACTGGAAGTCCAACCTCATCCGCCACCAGATGTCACATGACAGTGGCAAGCGCTTTGAGTGTGAAAACTGTGATAAGGTACAGCATACCCAGCAC GTGTTCACAGATCCCAGCAACCTTCAGCGCCACATCCGCTCCCAACACGTGGGGGCACGTGCTCACACATGTCCTGAGTGTGGCAAGACATTTGCCACCTCATCAGGCCTCAAGCAGCATAAGCACATCCACAGCAGTGTCAAACCCTTTATCT GCCCTGATGGGCTGCGTCTTTTTGCTCCCCCAGGCGAGGTGTGCCACAAATCCTACACCCAGTTCTCCAACCTCTGCCGACACAAGCGTATGCATGCTGACTGCCGCACCCAGATCAAGTGTAAGGACTGTGGGCAGTTGTTCAGCACTACCTCCTCCCTCAACAAGCACCGCCGCTTCTGTGAGGGCAAAAACCATTATGGCTCTCCTGCAGGGATGTTCAACCCTGGCATCCCCATGAGCTCCAGCCCCATCTTGGCCAAGGCCAAGTCCCATCATCCCCACCTTCCAGGTCTAAACCAGTCAGGTTTAGGATTCACTGACTACTTTCCCTCCCGACCTCACCCTCATGCTGGCTTGCCCTTCTCCCCAGGACCCCATGGTTTCCCATCCCTCCCACATGGTTTCCCAGGTATCTTCCCCCCATCACTGTATCCACGACCACCTTTATTGCCGGCCAGTCCATTGATAAAGAGTCCGCTAGGCGGCAGCAGTCAGGAGGTGAAGCTGCCTCGGAGTCCCCTAGATGCACCTCCACTGTCCCTGGTTAGCTCGACAAACAGCAATGGAGGTAACGGTTTGAGTCAGGtggaagacaaagagaaagagaacaaactGGATTTGTCTTGTAGTGGAGAAGCAAAGCCAAAATCCAAAATGGCAGACATGTCTGATGGAAGTGATCTTGAAGACATTAATACCACAAGTGGGACAGATTTAGACACCACCACTGGAACTGCTTCAGGTGATGGTTCTGACCTGGAGAGCGATGGAGAGAGTGAACGAGAGCGAAGTGGTAAAAGAAGGAAACCATCTGGGGCCATTTCAAGTCAAGAAGGCCACCAGTTAGAAGACACGAACAGTGCGTTGATAGCAGCCGTGTCTAGTTCGGGGAACCTCACCATTGATCGTCCATTTATCTCTTCTGCAACATCCCAGCActccttcttccctccaccTGATGAGCAAGCCctcccacccaccaccacaaatGCCAATGCAGCCACCACAGATTCCATCAAAGCTATCGCTTCTATTGCAGAGAAATATTTTGGTCCAGGTTTGATTGGTCTTCATCAGGAGAAGAAAATGGGTCCATTGCCCTACCATTCCATGTTTCCCTTCCAGTTCTTGCCAAACTTCCACAACTCCCTCTATCCCTTCAGCGCTGATCGAGGCGCCCTCAATCCTAGCATGTTCTTTAAGGCAGAGCCCAAGTCACCTCGGGAGCAGCTGCACAAGATAGTTTCAGGTGCCCCAGGGGCTCCTGTTTCCACAGCAGAGTCACCATTTGATCTCACCACAAAACCCAAGGAGACCAAGTTAGCTCTTCCCACCCCAACAAATCCCTCAAACCCCAACAGTAGTACTGGGAGCAGTAGTGGACCTTTAGCAATATCTAGCGGTGAGGAGCAGCCATTGGACCTCAGCATTGGCAGCCGTAGCCGAGGTGGTCATAATGGTGTGGCAGCTGAGCCACAAAATCGAAAGAACAACATCTATGGAGTTGGAAAGGGGGTCTCCATCAAGGACGAAACCCCAGCTGGGTTTCCACAGCCCCACTCCCAGTCATTGCACCAATCCTCCATCCCCCAGCACCAGCAGCCCCAGGCACAGCCACACCAGCCACCACCCCTGCACTATGCCAAGCCCTCAGCATTCTTCATGGACCCCATATACAG CAGGGTGGAGAAGAGGAAGCTACTTGACCCCGTAGGTGCTCTGAAGGAAAAGTTCCTCAGGCCCTCACCACCACTCTTTCATCCACAG atgtCAGCCATGGAGACCATGACAGAGAAGCTGGAGAGCTTTGGCGCTCTAAAACTTGACCCGCCGCCCAATTCGCTGCAACACTCAGCTCATCCGCTGTTCAACTTCCGCTCACCCCCACCTTCCCTCTCAGACGCCATCCTCCGCAAGGGCAAGGAGCGCTACGCCTGCAG GTACTGTGGGAAAATCTTCCCTCGTTCGGCAAACCTCACCAGACACTTGCGGACTCACACGGGGGAACAACCCTACAG GTGTAAATACTGTGACCGCTCATTCAGCATCTCATCCAATCTTCAACGCCACGTTCGCAACATCCATAACAAGGAGAAACCCTTCAAGTGTCACTTGTGCAACCGCTGCTTTGGTCAGCAAACCAACCTCGACCGCCATCTCAAGAAGCACGAGCATGAGAACATTCCTG TGAGCCAACAGTCCGGGATGCTTTCCAACCTAGGAACCACCATCTCCTCGCCAAACTCCGAGCCAGACAATCATGCACTTTTAGATGAGAAGGAGGACTCGTACTTCTCAGAAATCCGCAACTTCATTTCAAACAGTGAGATGAACCAGGCCTCCAGCTCCATGGAtaagag ATCAGACCAGGCGGAGGAGGAGCGCCCACCAAGCCACAGTTTGTCCAACTCCAAGCTAGGGCTCCAGgggctggaggaagaggaagaggaagtggaaggcgatgatgaggaggaggaggaaggcagcCTGACAGAGAAGTCTCATGATGAGGCGCCTGAGTCCCCGTCTCCCGTCACAACAGGAGTGTAtgaagaggacgaggaagaggaggagacagagacagctcCATTGGCTATGAGCTATGAACACACTCGCAG GCTTATGCAATGA